The Pempheris klunzingeri isolate RE-2024b chromosome 15, fPemKlu1.hap1, whole genome shotgun sequence genome contains the following window.
CTTTAAGAGCTTTTCTCAAAACTTAAGTAGCTGCATTAGCTAACTTTTAGGCCACTTGAGGGCAGCAGAAATAAGCTTTGCCGCACTTTTTAAGTTCCCACCAAGTTCCCAACCAGCCGGCGTGAAGCGACGTTGGCGTTAATTTGGAGTTGATTTCATGTTGAAgctatctggctctttagctagCTTCCATAATGCTCCATGTTCACTGGCTAGTTGCTAACATCGTCTGGTTGGTGCTGTAAAGTTAGtccagagcttttttttttttttttttctgtggaagCGGATAAAAGCTTTCTGCTGTGGCTGAGAACAACATGATGGGAGTGAACAGAAACTGTGAAGTTGTGAGCCAGAAACCAAAACAAggagtttaaaaataccagaaagtctgaggtaaaaaaaaaaaaaaagaagaagcagaatcTGGTCATAATTCTCTGACGAGCTACGAATACTAATTATAGCTGCTTTATCTGCATATTAGAAAACTGCTCCACGTCCCCTGTGAGTTCTCCGCCTTGTACATCACATTCATGGGCTCATGGCTGATTTACTGACATGTATCCCACAAAAATTTCCCATGTCTGTCACTGAATCCTTCTTTAGCTGCTTCGATGCTCATCAGAGGAACTTTAACCACAGTAACTTCGCTCGAAAAACCGTCTCCCTGCTCAGTTCGGGATGTCACCCATCTGCCCATATTACAACCttttaaaaagcaatttgaaAGGATATTATGAAACTGCAAGAGCCACAATTGCACACATGAAAAGTACCACTAAATACAGTTCAGTGAAACATAACTATGCAGCTTCAGCCGCTGCAAAGCAATGATTTAAAGCAAACGACTGGGCAAAAGATTTCACATTGGGTTTATTCAAATAGCTGCTGTCAAACTTTAGCGTTGGATGATAATCCAGTCTCGTGGAAGTTAATATAACTTACTGCAACAGACGGCAATAGGAAGACATTAGAAACATGGCAAAAACGATAGAAAATATTCAACTGAGTTAGgtcagtttttccattttacgatgtaaaaatgtttgaaaatgtcaaagtttATCAGCATTACAAAATAAGAGAGGCTGTACAGATATTGCAAGGCACTTAAGCATCTGGAATTCCTATATGGAGCGATGTGCTTAGACCAGATGCTCGAATGAAATGCCTACACACCGTTTGCCAGGACCACGTTAACAGTCTGGACCTCGGAGATGTGAGAGGACTTCTGGATGATGCGGCTGGTGAGAGTGGGCCCCACGGTGCAGCTCTGCCTCAGAGCAGAGGCGGGTCCCGTGACACACATCCTGTCTATGATAGTGGTCCTCGTTACGGAGAAGGGCTCTCGGGCGCAGCTCTGCCCCGTGCCGCCGCTGGGCACGCTCACGCAGCTCTGGTCCACCGTGCAGCTCTGCCCCTGGGCCAAGTTGGTCAGAGCCACGGCGGCGTGGATCTCCCTCCAGCCCTGATCGGCTCGTCTCTGCTGGACTcggtcctgctgctggtccctgtgaacaagacaaaaaaataaagatatcaTCTCACCTCTTGCCCAAATTATCCTGGAACCAATCAGCTGCAGAGCAATTTTAGAAATCCAAAGCAGAAATGGTGAGTTTGCTTGGATATCTGCTCTTGACATAACGCCAGAATAACACGGTTGAACTAGAGGTGGTGGTTCGATTTCAAGAGGAGCTTCCAAGAGGGATTATAAACAGTATTACTTTTCAAGCTGATGAAGGTTGAAAAGTGCAAACAGCTGATTTAATTGCAGATTGAGTGATGAGAGAGCACACGTACCTGTCACATTTAGTCGAAGTATAATCCATTGTGTCtgcaagagaagaagagagagactgaaatGTGCCATGTATCAGATTACGTGATAGCAGTGAAATTGCAAACATTGCGAATATTCACAGAGCAATCAGAGGTGAATTAAGCCTAAAGCTGTATGTTAGTGATACACACTATTAATGTATTAGTTTGTAACTTGCAGCATGTGTGCTCGgccgcttgtgtgtgtgtgtgtgtgtgtgtgtgtgtgtgtgtgtgtgtgtgtgtgtgtgtgtgtgtgtgtgtgtgtgtgtgtgtgtgcgggtgtaaAAGTGCTCCCAGATTCAAGTGTGAGCATCTCTGTGAGCATATTTGTGCACACAGTCACTACTTGTGTCTCTCAGGATGTGTTTTACGGTGCCAAAAAGGTTTGACTCGGCGAAGTGCACCAGTCTGCCTCTGCTCAGCTACTCCggccaaaacaaatgcaaagcaGAGTTTTCTCTTGAGcttttcagagagagagagagggggtgggtggagggggagcagaaaaaaaacaaaaatctgataTCTGCATCGTGTCACAaggactgctgctgtgttttcaggtttCCAGCTCTGCTCGCACCTGTAAAGTCAGTCCCTGCACATGTCCGTGTTGTTCGACTTAATTCCATTTGACCAACGAAGCTACAGTATCTCTGACTCTCTCAGAGGCAGCAGCGGGATAAATCGGACAATTGCTTGCACAATTTCTGTTTGTGGTCAGAGCATAAGCATGCCTTATATGCAGAACATATTTTCCATTTGAGCTTTGGACTATTGCCTTTTTTAATTGGAGCAGATAGAAGCTGGTCAAAACCAATTTTTCTTCAGAGAGCAACAGACAGGGAAATTAGAGGCCCGCTGTGAAACACAGTCTTTCAATGCAAACAGCCCGAAACATCTCCGTCTCTGATTTCTTCAGCCAGACTGGAGCCAAGAGCAACTACTTATTGATAGTAaatcattttgctgttttatgctTTTTTGCTACTGAACGTCCCtgagcttttctctctttagcCATAATGTGCTCTGCCAAGAAAGTACTTCAGTACCTCTGTTGTATTTattaccaagaaaaaaaaaatgttttacctcTGGTGAGTCTCAAATTTACAGCATGGATCAGTTTTACAAGGCGTAGTGAAACTGCTGACCGCTCTTTTGATATTCCACggtgctgctgcagtgcaggAGTGTTAGAGTTTATCATTTCATGTTAGAGCGAGcttatgtacagtaaataatgggttggcattttgggaaatattttaatttcgATTAAGATTGGTaccacttttgtgtttttacggCAAATGTGAAgctgtttagcttagcttagcttagcataaagagtggaaacaggtAGAAACAGatagcctggttctgtttgaagGTAACTAAATTCACTTAACAGCATCTGAAGCTCACAAACCAGCATGTTATATCAAATGACTTGAATCTGTACAAACACAGTAGTGTAAAAACTAAAACGTTGCAGGTTTGCAactactttgtttttttttgacctGATTGAACAAACAATGCATAGCGTGATCTTTAGAGAGATGCTTGTAGGCAGATATGTTCACCTTCACACTAAGCCAGGCTAACCGTGTCCTGGATGCTGCTTCATATTTATAGACAGACTGATATGAGAGATTAATCGTTGTTCTCATCTAACCCTTGGCAAAACAAAGAGTGAAAACAGAACGTGCATTTGAATTTGTATAAAACTTGTGTATATTATGGAGTTTAGCATCCTATTACAGCCATAAATCCTGTCTAATGTGACCCACTCACAATGAAATATTGTCTAAGTCTTGGCTGCGCTCCCACAATATCAGTTTAAATCCCCTCACGGCCCAAAGTCGGTGACTCTCAGTCATCTCACTGGTGTGTCATTTGAATCCATGCTGGAAAACAACTTTGCACTGAGAAAATATTGTAACACCTTATTCCCACAATGCGGATACATATTTGCAGACGAGAGACTCCCCTCTCGGCATgcgtgtttttatttgaaactAAATGGGTGGAAAACGCAGCTAGGCGTTTGTCCATTTATGTTTTTCGCCTCTGCGTCCAATAAAACACGATTCTGGTCACATTTAACGGCTCTCCAGCCTTTTTAAGGGAAATACTGTAAGTTGATGTGAGTGCTTTATTATATGGTGTAAATAATCTTACATTTCTGTGCAGTAAATGGTAACATCTCTAACAATTACTATTCCGTAGACCGTTTACAGCCTGTGGGATTCAGACTGATGCGTTTAAAGACACCGTGCAGTGGCATCACATATTAGTCCACCGCTCGACGCTCGACTGTTTAAGTCGTCTCCCGGGCGGAGTATAAATGTGTTAATGGTGTTAGTGCCTGTCATGAATCTGGCAGCTTGACTTTCCACTTCACCTCCACAGAGGAGCCGTACTGGGTTGCAAACACCCTTAATATGACCAGCAGGGATGCATTAAAAGTTTGCACAAATATTTCAGCAGTGCTGCCCGCATAGTGCGTGATGACATCAAGAAACCCCCCGAATCCAAAAGAAAtaggatttgaaatgaaatagtAACAACATGTTCAAGGCAAATCGGCTTATGTGCTTTCTtttatgctaaatatgaagctacagccagcagacagttagcttagcttagcataaagactggaaacaagtggaaacagctagcaagcacctctaaagctcattaattagcATGTTATATCTAGTTTGTTTAATCTGGACTAAtttctgtgctaagctaagaaATACCCGGCACACGACCACAACTTGATGTTTTTACACGTCAAACTTTAACAGACGAAACAAACGAGATAAAAAGTGTTAGTTATTGAACTTTAAAGGTGCAGGTTGGAGCTTTTTGTTGTTAGCGTagcctcctgtttccagtctaaATGCTAAGCTACGTTAACCATCTGCTAGgcgtagcttcatatttagcgaATTCAGtaattcccaaaatgtcaaactattccctGAAATAAATGAGATAAACGAGAATCCTTGTATGTTATTTAaaccaaataaaatgttcactggGTCGCTATTTCTTTATGTTAAACCAATAAATTCTTCTAATTATTCGTTACCAACCTGAGGCACCAAATTGAGGTTAAACTCTCTCACAGATACAGATTTAGCCTCGTCACACACTATAAAAATACCCATTAAATAACCGCCTTTATGGGACAAGGATATGATATTTTTTCCAGGAAAGTTGttctaaaacaataaaagaaagaacTTAAAGCACGCCTTGTTTAATATTAGAGCGAAACGCTAAGAAGTAGAACCGGTTTCAAAAATCTTTTCACAGCTCTCATGATATAATGTAAAATTAGATTGATTGTGAGTAGGAAAGTAACACTTGGGAGACGCCACTGCCAAAGAACACATGAGTCAAGGAAGCAAAGCTGCGCCCTCAAACACGGATGCTAAAAGCCAAATGGATATTAGCGATCTTTGCCTGCGTCCTCTCACAGCTGAGTGGCAGCTCTGACAGTCGCTCCACGAGACGTCCTCAGTGCTTTACTGACAGACTGCTCCATTTCTACATTTGGCCGAGGTCTCCACTTCTCACCCTGGGAAGAATAAAGTCTCAGACATTCTGTAATTGTCCTTGAGACTGGACTGGACATTTCCACCATGGCAAGAAGCTGAAGCGGAACAAATGGCACATTCTAGTATATGGAAATGATATTTGCGGTGCGTAGCGGCAGCCAGCACGAGCTCCATCCAATTTTAAAATGAGGGATTTCAGCGTCTGCATGAGTCTTTATTAGTAATGTTTGTAAAGGCTTTGGCTCCTGTACCTTAGCGGATTTGAGGGTTGTCAGTGTGCTGGGCTCCCTATAGGTCTGAAAGGGCACCCAGGTGTCAAACTCCCTCCTAGTTTCACTCTCACTTTATAATTGAATCTCGCGCAGCTTCTGACTTTCAGTGGAATGCCAGAGATTTATTAATGTCGGGGAGCTCTGAGGAGCCATGTGGAAGTTTCTGTTCGGTCTGTTCTCATTTTACTGTACACTGTGGTGTGttaaaagtgaagtgaagggAAGCGGGGTAGTTAAAgtgtcattttacctcacattCAACATAAATCTACAATTAACAAGGAAGATGCTTTAATGATTTCTGTGGACAGGGGGTGCTATCATCTCTTTTCCTCCTAATCTACCCTTAATGGATTTAACTTCTTAACTTGTCACGACTTCAGGCACAATACGAGTGCTTGCATCACGacttttaatattattatacttTCCCTGATTCTTTTTACAGATACTGAGTGTAGGTTTGGTGTTAAAGCCCAATTTTCCACTCATCTTATTGCTTCAATGTGTGTAGAATATTTTCTCGCACGGGGACAATAACCgtcacaaacagcagctctcaccCATGTGGTAGACAAAGTTGGCCTCGGTTTCGTAGGACGACGCCGGGGAGACGACATCTCGGTCACATTCGTTAGAGCTGAACGACTCAGAGTGGCTCCTCCTCTTGCGGGCCGAGGTGACGCCATCGGCCTTCGCCGCCATCATGTGCCGCAGGGTGTCGTTCAGATAACGATTCAGCAAGCTGCTCTTGTACTTGGATGGAGGCGACACGCTGTCGTCACTGTTGGCGGGGTCCGCCATGGCCAGGACGGTGCCCTGTTTCTGGAGCACGGCCTTGTGGGAAGGTGACCTGCCAAagtctgattggctgattggaGTTTGTGAGGGGCACTCTTCATCTGCAGCGAAGGAAGCAAAACCAAGACTTGTTTCTTGTTGTACTGGTTTAAAAGTAATAGACTAATAGAGTAACACACTTAAATACTGCAGTCCGTACCGTCTGAGTCGGTGTCATCGCTGCACACACTCAGTCTCTCAGCGTTTCCCTGGATGTATTTGTTGTACAGTTTGATCCTCAGCGCCCAGCTCAGATCTGGCTGCCTCACTGTGTTCTTCAGCCTCCGCCGGGCATTCGCAAACCAGTTGGAAACCTGCACAGATGCACCTCATTATAGGACGGCACTGGCTTCTTTCTCACTCCCAAAATTCATTATCAACACATCCCtgcactccctcctcctccattccACCATCGCCGCTTCTCACGTAGCTCGAGCTCTTCTCTCACCTGCACTAGCGTCATATGTGAGCCCAGGGCCAGCAGGACCTTCTCCGTCTTGGTGGGATAGGGGTTGTCCCGGTGTTTGTACAGCCAATGTTTCAGTGGTCGAGCCATGTCCTGCAGCACCTGTCTCTTGTGGCGAACTTTGACCCCACCCAGACGAGACCTGGAGGGATCAGACGTTTGCCTAATAGATTCACAAAGACCACCTGCGATCCCCCCTCGGCTCAGGCTATAACGTTTTTTACACGAAACAATGCTGAATTATTCCTGTCTGTAACTTCCATGTCTAAAAGAACTACTGTGGATGTAAAggcagaacaaaaacaacagattaacATGACGTGAGGTCATATTTCAAGTATAACTGCATTAAAATACCTCATTTTAAACTATAATACAAAGTGCAGCCTCCTGTTCGGCTGCTGATCGTGCCATTAAACAATATTTTACAACTCAGGCAAAAAAGGGCGTACCCATATCTTCTGTACTTGATCGGAGagctgttttcagtggtgtCCTGGCATCGCAGCAGGTCTGTGTTCTCCCCGTCTGTTAAACTGCTCTGAGGTAAGTCAACACAGCTCagtctgctcctctcctctgctctcctgccGTCCTCCAAATGAAGCAGAGTGTCAGACTTCATCACGGCGACTTTGTTCATCGTTAAACGCAGAGAATTTCCTTCAATCAACAGGTGCATCAGTAGACTTCCAGATGTAAATAGAAGCAGCAGGTTCCCATCCTGGGTTCACTAGATGTAGAagtaaaaggcagaaaaaagtGTTCCCTCGCTCTTCTCTCCGTGCTCTCGGGGGCAGCGACTGAGCAGACTTGAGGATGACAGACTCTTATGAGGGAATAATGTTTGAAAAGTCACAGGATGTTGTCTGGCTTACTTGAGCTGTGTGAGGAGAGTTCAAATAACCTGCTGCTCCGCTGCCTATTGGCTCCTCCGCCGTCCAATCGCTTCTCTGTGAGCTCTGAGAGGAAAGGCttgcagagcagcagcctcGGTAGCATATGAAAAATATTGCACGTGTAAGGATATCAGCAAATGCGGTCATTAGATTTACTAGTGAGTGATTTTGTCTGGTGTGACTGCAGCCTGTGCTAAGCAGTTCGACACGCTCTCATATTTTCTACATGAGGCGTATGAATTTCTTGCGGTTTTACCAAAAATCGTGTCAGCATATAATACTTGTTCTACCAGGGGATTCTGGAAATTTAGGGGTGTAATTACATGGTTGCTAATAACCAGCAAAACCACCAAGCTGTGCCTCGTGTTAGGCAGCGAATCCTGCTGAGCTGAAATGGATTTCGGTACAAATTGGCTCATAATGAAGTCAACGCAAACACTGGAAAGTGAAATTGATCCCTAATCCTCAGCCAGCCAGTCTTGCACATGTTGTTGACAGATTTTTGAGTCAGGAAGTGTGTCAGCGTGTGCGTTTGAGTGGCAGAGCTGCACATCTCCTGCACTGTCTGCATAATCCAATCATGATGCTTGTGTTTGTTGAGGTTTGTCTCCGTTCTGGAGCGGCAGGCACTGTGAACAATTAGAGAACCTGGGTCTGACAGCAGCCTAACTATATGACAACATGCGGGCGCTGGGCCCAGTATTCGAAGACTTGGTGGTTCAACTTTAGCTGTCATCCATGTATGTTTTCCCTCTTGACATCCAAACACTCTTATGTAAGACTGTTTGGATCTACGGTAATGACTTTGCCATGCACAATCATAACTTAATAATCTTTAAGCAAACATTTGTGATGAAACGCGTTCTTCCTGCCTACAGTTGAAACTTTTGAAGGTTATGGCTAAAGTCCGAGCGGCACTTGTTCAACCGTTCAACATATTAAAGGACTCCATAACTCTCATCCCTTTTCATAACTCAGCAATATCAGTGGGGAGGTTGAGTTTCAATGGTTTCAAAGCTGAAAAACACATGGACCAGAAGCATCCCCGTTAGGTGCAGTAAATTCCTCGCTCACATTCCTCAGCAGTGGTCGGAGAACGCTACATGGTATCACACACCATTTACTCCTGTCCCTCTGTGATATGTTCACCGGCTCGACTGTTGATATTAGTTGGGAACACACCTACGTTTGGCAGCCAGGAGACCTGTTAAAAACACCGTGGAAGGACATATATCTCTTCTTGTTTGGATAGTTTGGCActgctgtgtgtatatgtgtgtacgtgtgtgttgcAGGTTCACAAACTCCAGGCCCATCCAAGGGGCCAAACGTCTGGCAAAGTACGTGCTGGATGAAATCGGTTATATCGTCAAAGATCCCGAAGAAGTACGTGAGTAAGCCAAATTAAGATCCTGCGTCATTTCCAATTAAATAGATTCAGACTGAGGAATGAATGCTTTTCTTGTTCTCTGCTCTATCTGCCAGGAGGGATAGctgctttaaagctgcactcatttatatttcagatcAACAGTTAAACCTCCTCCGTTTTAGCGCCCTGcatctcagtgtttttgtttgacgGCCTGCAAACATACAGTTTTGGTTCACTTTCACTCACCAAGTGTCTGATAACCCGACTACCTGTCTACCTATCCAGCACCAAACTGCTAACAGactggctggtgaacatagttGAATATTTAGCATCAAGAAACAGATATTTGTcccaggagttggtggagaccaaaacggagctaaaaggagagcgCTAGACTTATCTGCTAATGTTGATTCACGTCTGCTAGATAAATAAGTAGCTCACCATAAacttaaaagataaaaagataacAGAAAGTGTTATTGCAGCTCAAAGCACAGACATGACGCACAgttagagaaagagaaaatgaaatagaaacattatatacacaattaatacaataattataaaggAACAACAGCaggatgggatggaaacatgatCTGGATTATTGGACTGGTTGAGTAACAGCTGAAGGTTTAACTGTGTGTTAGCATGTCACATAGTCATAAAGCCAATGAGCTGAGTCAGTAATGTTCGTTCCACCGTAATATTGTAAGTTTGATAgcattaattagcattagcCTCCATGACtcactggtcataccagaccaagtaaggctCCACCAACAAAACCCCTCGAGCCTATTAAACCGAGCATTGGTGCATTTTATTGCCTAAgaattcaacat
Protein-coding sequences here:
- the LOC139214743 gene encoding homeobox protein Mohawk-like, producing MNKVAVMKSDTLLHLEDGRRAEERSRLSCVDLPQSSLTDGENTDLLRCQDTTENSSPIKYRRYGSRLGGVKVRHKRQVLQDMARPLKHWLYKHRDNPYPTKTEKVLLALGSHMTLVQVSNWFANARRRLKNTVRQPDLSWALRIKLYNKYIQGNAERLSVCSDDTDSDDEECPSQTPISQSDFGRSPSHKAVLQKQGTVLAMADPANSDDSVSPPSKYKSSLLNRYLNDTLRHMMAAKADGVTSARKRRSHSESFSSNECDRDVVSPASSYETEANFVYHMDTMDYTSTKCDRDQQQDRVQQRRADQGWREIHAAVALTNLAQGQSCTVDQSCVSVPSGGTGQSCAREPFSVTRTTIIDRMCVTGPASALRQSCTVGPTLTSRIIQKSSHISEVQTVNVVLANGV